In Pseudomonas sp. ADAK18, a single window of DNA contains:
- a CDS encoding SDR family oxidoreductase has protein sequence MTNDLDFSGQVVLVTGGAQGIGRGIVEAFALRGARVVIADLRLPLAQGLAGELCERGCQVEAVCVDLADATAVLDGVQALEQRLGRLDILIHNAGYFPLTAFADITPAILERTLAVNLSALFWLTQAALPMFRRQGQGCVLVTSSVTGPRVAYPGLSHYAASKAGVNGFIRNAALELAGLNIRVNGVEPGMIATPAMGNLGDDQLNNSIASRVPLGRLGSAADIAGAMVFLASDLATYITGQTVVVDGGSTLPEV, from the coding sequence ATGACCAATGACCTGGATTTCAGTGGGCAAGTCGTATTGGTGACCGGAGGCGCCCAGGGCATTGGTCGCGGGATCGTCGAAGCCTTTGCCTTGCGCGGCGCGCGGGTAGTGATTGCCGACTTGCGGTTGCCGCTGGCCCAGGGCTTGGCTGGTGAATTGTGCGAACGCGGCTGTCAGGTTGAGGCCGTTTGCGTTGACCTTGCAGATGCTACAGCGGTGCTCGACGGCGTTCAGGCGTTGGAACAACGGCTGGGACGGTTGGATATCCTGATTCACAACGCCGGGTATTTTCCGTTGACCGCCTTTGCCGACATCACACCGGCCATCCTCGAGCGCACATTGGCAGTGAACCTTTCGGCACTGTTCTGGCTGACCCAGGCAGCGCTGCCGATGTTCCGCCGTCAGGGCCAGGGTTGTGTGCTGGTGACCTCTTCCGTCACCGGCCCGCGCGTGGCCTACCCCGGCTTGAGTCATTACGCGGCGTCCAAGGCCGGGGTCAATGGTTTCATTCGCAACGCGGCCCTGGAGTTGGCGGGGCTGAATATTCGGGTCAACGGGGTTGAGCCAGGGATGATTGCAACGCCGGCGATGGGCAACCTCGGGGACGATCAGCTCAACAACAGCATTGCCAGTCGCGTGCCGCTGGGACGCCTGGGCAGCGCCGCCGATATCGCCGGAGCGATGGTGTTTCTCGCCTCTGACTTGGCCACCTACATCACCGGGCAAACAGTGGTGGTGGATGGTGGGTCGACCTTACCCGAGGTTTGA
- a CDS encoding RHS repeat protein, with protein MDSKTRDVESVLGDFRQCLNTYDSWAESFWSFSALDVEQVFKVGDEVALVAPIHRSILPSSTVAMCPASGSLTLVHMFQSARFVPIGNTPVMLQKVDPTGGPLGEPIHKTIGPSGILEVTECTRGQPYRVSFYPNVSKEQVKALYASYQSVIEPLEGWLRGEWAGTFEPLWKHYSEANFLKRYITLHQAYAQGFEKALHALWDSISQLYEWLADLKPNSEKLLQYLSQAELDELLALSSEAIATGLLVLSDEPLLFVYLSAMVSWMRMLPPPYMNELLGEISAEVLINLLLVCATGGMGVVIRLSTQVLSRVKSQRARQWLEQIAKQFGGVRLEQHAKRVKPLLLSSPATPIKVVPSVPLKAGVHEVPNPVPLVRVNKKPRTTLVRQEHVDDVPVASKNPKGDATASADKTATNGCPVSMVTGEELLTLTDGELDGFLPFAWTRLYRTSAVEIDCGLGLGWSHSLAHRVSVNGDSVVWTDHENRSTTFPLPTVSRPAITNSLAEAAIYLGALPDELVLAQASRFYHFRDGLLVSISDAYDNRLRISRDVLGRIQRLDNGAGRALLLRYDRGHIVAVDYQVFRAEGDQEFVWVTEQNVVSYRYDDAWRLLEATNAVGESERYRYDDQQVILERELAGGASFFWAWERSGKAARCVRHWASFAQMDTRYAWDDHGSVTVHNADGSQEVYVHDQRARLVQRIDPDGAQHFKSYDDKGRLTVEQDPLGAVTAYQYDEAGRLIALFPGDDEPTSYEHDNGFVRVVRRGEAVWKYQRNDQGDITRKTDPDGFVTDYRYNKRGQLTEVWYPDHSFQRLSWNDFGQLVEETLPNGSTRRYRYDDLGRQIAREDEHGALTQYQWDSVGRLTQVVLPGGATRAYSYNPYGKITAERDELGRVTHYEYADGLHLISRRINPDGTQLKYRYDNTRLLLTEIENEAGETYQLAYHANGLIQQETGFDGRRTAYAYDLNGHLLEKTEYGDDDSQLVTGYERDYAGRLVRKNLPDGSAVDYTYDRLGNLLSADDGHWSLNYEYDLQNRLTAEHQGWGTLRYGYDHCGQLKHLRLPDNNRLAFQRDKGGHLATVELNGKTLTSHLFKSGREHQRQQGQLLSHYHYDEQGRLHAHALTQQEHHHYRRQYDYDKHGNLSRLLDTRKGQHDYHYDPLDRLTRANHSQDQQERFAHDPAGNLLMQDRVGPAVVVGNRLLKQGDRHYDYDAFGNLIRERRGRAQQLVTEYRYDCQHRLIAVTQPDGRTASYRYDPFGRRISKTVDEKTTEFFWQGDTLIAEHSADQHRSYVYEPDSFRPLVLLEGFGPDNVKAFHYQLDHLGTPQELTNPDGEIVWSAHYRAYGQIARLDINTVSNPLRFQGQYFDQESGLHYNRHRYYNPDNGRYLTPDPVKLAGGLNGYQYVPNPTGWVDPLGLSCKVGNCPAAQNDPSQTNKKNSGVLTTHEKAGGHLIEKHVGRTDEELAERLKSEPHIPASSTFRTLEEAEAIVSKSLATHHQEILEFLNSKKDKYLIKDSSSQSVGRSILRGAEKSTHAYKFLLVLKRAPKMPDGYLLLTGYPEK; from the coding sequence ATGGACTCGAAGACGCGTGACGTCGAGTCCGTTCTTGGCGACTTCCGGCAATGCCTTAACACCTATGACAGTTGGGCCGAAAGCTTCTGGAGCTTCTCGGCGCTGGACGTCGAACAGGTGTTCAAGGTCGGTGATGAGGTGGCGCTTGTAGCGCCCATCCACCGCTCCATCCTCCCCAGCAGCACCGTCGCGATGTGCCCGGCCAGCGGTTCGCTGACCCTGGTGCATATGTTCCAGAGCGCGCGATTTGTGCCCATCGGCAATACACCGGTGATGCTGCAAAAGGTTGATCCGACGGGCGGTCCGCTCGGCGAGCCGATTCATAAAACCATCGGCCCCAGCGGCATTCTTGAAGTCACCGAGTGCACTCGCGGCCAGCCGTATCGGGTGAGCTTTTACCCCAACGTTTCCAAGGAGCAGGTCAAAGCGCTGTATGCCTCCTATCAGTCGGTGATCGAACCGTTGGAAGGTTGGTTGCGCGGTGAGTGGGCTGGCACGTTTGAACCGCTGTGGAAGCACTACTCCGAGGCCAACTTTCTTAAGCGTTACATCACGCTGCATCAGGCCTATGCACAAGGGTTTGAAAAGGCGCTGCACGCCCTTTGGGACAGCATTTCGCAGTTGTATGAGTGGCTGGCGGACCTGAAACCCAATAGCGAAAAGCTGCTGCAATACCTCTCCCAAGCTGAGCTGGATGAATTGCTGGCGCTGAGCAGCGAGGCGATTGCCACTGGTTTGCTCGTGCTCAGTGATGAGCCGCTTCTGTTCGTTTATCTGTCGGCGATGGTCAGTTGGATGCGGATGCTGCCGCCGCCGTACATGAACGAGTTACTCGGAGAAATCAGTGCCGAAGTGCTGATCAACCTGTTGCTGGTCTGCGCCACCGGCGGCATGGGGGTGGTGATACGACTGAGCACCCAGGTGCTGAGCAGGGTCAAGTCACAGCGTGCGCGGCAGTGGCTGGAACAGATCGCCAAGCAGTTTGGTGGAGTTCGACTGGAACAGCATGCCAAACGGGTCAAGCCGTTGCTGCTCAGTAGCCCGGCGACGCCGATCAAGGTGGTGCCGAGTGTGCCGTTGAAGGCCGGGGTGCATGAAGTGCCGAACCCGGTGCCGCTGGTACGGGTTAACAAGAAGCCCAGGACGACGTTGGTCAGGCAAGAGCACGTTGATGATGTGCCGGTTGCTTCGAAAAATCCAAAGGGTGATGCGACCGCCAGCGCTGATAAAACCGCGACTAACGGCTGTCCCGTGTCGATGGTCACTGGTGAGGAACTGCTGACCCTCACCGATGGCGAACTGGACGGGTTTCTACCGTTTGCTTGGACACGGCTGTATCGCACCAGTGCCGTGGAAATCGATTGCGGATTGGGGTTGGGTTGGAGCCATTCGCTGGCTCATCGCGTGTCGGTGAATGGCGACTCGGTGGTGTGGACCGATCATGAGAACCGCAGCACCACGTTTCCGTTGCCCACCGTTTCACGGCCAGCGATCACCAACAGCCTGGCCGAAGCGGCGATTTATCTGGGCGCTTTGCCAGATGAACTGGTATTGGCCCAAGCCTCGCGTTTTTACCATTTTCGCGACGGGCTGCTGGTCTCGATCAGCGACGCGTATGACAACCGCCTGCGTATTTCCCGCGATGTTCTAGGGCGCATCCAACGCCTGGACAACGGTGCTGGCCGGGCACTGCTGTTGCGCTATGACCGCGGCCATATCGTCGCCGTCGACTATCAGGTATTTCGCGCCGAAGGCGATCAGGAGTTCGTCTGGGTTACCGAACAAAACGTTGTTTCCTACCGCTATGACGACGCCTGGCGGTTGCTTGAAGCGACCAATGCCGTAGGCGAAAGCGAGCGTTATCGCTACGACGATCAGCAAGTAATCCTGGAACGGGAACTGGCCGGTGGGGCGAGTTTCTTTTGGGCGTGGGAACGTTCTGGCAAGGCGGCGCGATGTGTCCGGCACTGGGCCAGTTTTGCGCAGATGGACACGCGCTATGCCTGGGATGACCACGGCAGCGTCACCGTCCACAACGCCGATGGCAGCCAGGAAGTCTACGTCCACGACCAGCGCGCGCGGTTGGTGCAGCGGATTGATCCGGATGGCGCGCAACACTTCAAGTCCTACGACGATAAAGGCCGGCTGACCGTCGAGCAGGACCCGCTGGGCGCGGTGACGGCGTATCAGTACGACGAAGCCGGACGCTTGATTGCGCTGTTTCCGGGGGACGATGAGCCGACGTCCTACGAACATGACAACGGGTTCGTACGGGTTGTGCGGCGTGGTGAAGCGGTCTGGAAATACCAGCGCAACGATCAGGGCGATATCACCCGTAAGACGGATCCTGATGGATTTGTTACCGACTATCGCTACAACAAACGCGGCCAACTGACCGAAGTCTGGTACCCGGACCACAGCTTTCAGCGCCTGAGCTGGAATGACTTCGGCCAACTGGTCGAGGAAACGTTACCCAACGGCAGTACGCGGCGTTATCGCTACGACGACCTCGGCCGCCAGATTGCCCGTGAGGATGAACACGGCGCGCTGACCCAGTATCAATGGGACAGCGTGGGTCGACTGACTCAGGTGGTGCTACCGGGCGGTGCCACCCGCGCTTACAGCTACAACCCCTACGGAAAAATCACCGCCGAGCGAGATGAGCTGGGCCGCGTTACACACTACGAGTACGCAGACGGGCTGCACCTGATCAGCCGTCGTATCAACCCGGATGGCACACAGCTCAAGTATCGCTACGACAACACACGGTTGTTGCTGACCGAGATCGAAAACGAGGCAGGCGAAACCTATCAACTTGCCTATCACGCCAATGGCCTGATCCAGCAGGAGACTGGCTTTGATGGTCGGCGCACGGCCTACGCCTACGACCTCAACGGCCATCTGCTGGAGAAAACGGAATACGGCGATGACGACAGTCAGTTAGTTACCGGCTACGAGCGAGACTACGCCGGTCGTCTTGTCCGAAAAAACCTGCCCGACGGCAGCGCAGTCGATTACACCTACGACCGCCTCGGCAATCTCCTCAGCGCCGACGACGGCCACTGGTCCCTCAACTACGAATACGACCTTCAGAACCGTCTTACCGCCGAGCATCAGGGCTGGGGCACCTTGCGGTATGGCTACGACCACTGCGGCCAACTCAAACACCTGCGCCTGCCCGACAACAACCGCCTGGCCTTTCAGCGCGACAAAGGCGGCCACCTCGCCACCGTCGAACTCAATGGAAAAACCCTCACCTCACACCTGTTCAAATCAGGCCGTGAACATCAGCGCCAGCAAGGCCAACTGCTCAGCCATTACCACTACGACGAGCAAGGCCGCCTGCACGCTCATGCCTTAACCCAACAAGAACACCACCACTACCGTCGCCAGTACGACTACGACAAACACGGCAACCTGAGCCGCCTCCTCGACACCCGCAAAGGCCAGCACGACTACCACTACGACCCGCTCGACCGCCTGACCCGCGCCAACCATTCGCAAGACCAACAAGAACGCTTCGCCCACGACCCGGCGGGCAACCTGCTGATGCAGGACCGCGTTGGTCCTGCCGTGGTGGTGGGCAATCGCCTGCTGAAACAAGGTGATCGGCATTACGACTACGACGCCTTCGGCAACCTGATCCGCGAACGGCGAGGACGTGCACAGCAACTGGTCACCGAATATCGCTACGACTGCCAGCATCGGCTGATTGCCGTCACTCAACCGGATGGCCGAACCGCCAGTTACCGCTACGACCCGTTTGGTCGGCGCATCAGCAAAACCGTCGATGAGAAAACCACCGAGTTTTTCTGGCAAGGCGACACCCTGATCGCTGAGCACAGCGCTGATCAGCACCGCAGCTACGTCTACGAACCGGACAGCTTTCGCCCTTTAGTGCTGCTGGAAGGCTTTGGTCCGGACAACGTAAAAGCCTTCCACTACCAACTCGACCACCTCGGCACGCCCCAGGAACTGACAAACCCTGACGGCGAAATCGTCTGGTCTGCGCACTACCGCGCCTACGGCCAAATCGCTCGACTCGATATCAACACGGTCAGCAACCCGCTGCGCTTCCAGGGCCAATACTTCGACCAAGAAAGCGGGCTGCACTACAACCGCCACCGCTACTACAATCCGGACAACGGCCGCTACCTGACCCCCGACCCGGTGAAACTGGCGGGTGGCCTGAACGGATACCAGTACGTGCCCAACCCGACGGGGTGGGTGGATCCGTTGGGACTGAGCTGCAAGGTTGGAAACTGTCCAGCCGCCCAAAACGATCCAAGTCAAACAAATAAGAAAAATAGCGGTGTATTAACTACGCATGAAAAGGCAGGAGGACACTTGATTGAAAAACACGTTGGGCGGACAGACGAAGAGCTGGCTGAAAGATTAAAATCGGAACCACACATCCCAGCTTCGTCTACATTCAGAACCCTAGAGGAAGCTGAAGCTATTGTTTCTAAAAGCTTGGCGACCCACCATCAAGAAATACTGGAATTCTTAAATAGCAAAAAGGATAAATATTTGATTAAAGATAGTTCAAGCCAATCCGTAGGACGAAGCATCTTAAGAGGAGCTGAAAAATCTACACATGCCTATAAATTTCTGCTCGTCTTAAAGCGAGCCCCCAAAATGCCAGACGGTTATCTATTGCTAACAGGATACCCAGAAAAATGA
- a CDS encoding contact-dependent growth inhibition system immunity protein, translated as MNEQLTELQQFFGAYFNQDWAEDHSSADEVIDSFLRDSPRDAIIIVKQEILKLIDSYTNESNLQENLLHKQYCYYHYPYQWKSGLLWLTHIVNKFDNHLLTK; from the coding sequence ATGAATGAGCAACTGACAGAACTCCAACAGTTTTTTGGTGCCTACTTTAACCAAGATTGGGCGGAGGACCACTCCTCGGCCGATGAAGTTATTGATAGCTTTCTACGGGACTCGCCTAGAGACGCAATCATAATAGTAAAGCAGGAAATCTTAAAATTGATAGACTCTTATACAAACGAATCGAATCTTCAAGAAAATTTACTGCACAAACAGTACTGTTATTACCATTACCCATACCAATGGAAATCAGGACTACTGTGGCTAACTCATATAGTTAACAAATTCGATAACCACCTACTCACAAAATAA
- a CDS encoding contact-dependent growth inhibition system immunity protein: protein MTENCPELQQLLAGYFNQDWADEYKTADEVIQGFISESSYERTEKAQQELESLLRSNKSEQELQDFLFFTMGCSYYYPHEWSSARLWLEHVSSKLELFSRMKNIKPNNNE, encoded by the coding sequence ATGACGGAAAACTGTCCAGAGCTACAACAACTGCTTGCTGGCTACTTCAACCAAGACTGGGCTGATGAGTATAAAACTGCGGATGAGGTGATTCAGGGTTTTATATCCGAATCATCCTATGAAAGAACAGAGAAAGCACAGCAAGAACTAGAGAGTCTTTTACGCTCAAATAAATCAGAGCAGGAGCTCCAGGACTTTTTATTCTTCACAATGGGCTGTAGTTACTACTACCCGCACGAGTGGTCATCAGCAAGGCTATGGCTTGAACATGTATCAAGCAAACTCGAACTATTCTCGAGAATGAAAAACATCAAACCAAATAATAACGAATAG
- the feaR gene encoding transcriptional regulator FeaR — MNNQQMTQDGLATWTRDLRAVCGHFDTELAFNRSLFIGEVCTLSRGGLPLASLRTNAGLIKRKTPNPDHDNDQDCFLVSQRSGYSQIIQNGQCIQLAPGEMLLMDSTGSIEITPFGLIEHASLSLPRHEVCKQLGSQGLTFGKISSSKACGRMLHVLMDQLCKDSQEGEGVVGEVEALQSAFVSLLGSAMEQENEARDDMTSLQGSNLRSYVQKVIEESLTQPGLSPVGLANRLNISVRHLYRLFEEQDDSVCRYIQRARLKRSADDLTNPFLKSESITSIAYKWGFTDSAHFSRSFKKQFEVSPKDFRSSRL; from the coding sequence ATGAACAACCAACAGATGACCCAAGACGGCCTGGCAACCTGGACCCGGGATCTGCGCGCGGTGTGTGGTCACTTCGACACGGAACTGGCCTTCAATCGCTCGCTGTTTATCGGCGAGGTCTGCACCCTTTCCAGAGGCGGCTTGCCCCTGGCCAGCCTGCGCACCAACGCAGGGTTGATCAAGCGCAAAACCCCGAATCCCGACCACGACAATGACCAGGATTGCTTCCTGGTCAGCCAGCGCAGCGGTTACTCCCAGATCATCCAGAACGGTCAATGCATCCAACTGGCTCCCGGCGAGATGCTGCTGATGGACTCGACGGGCTCCATTGAAATCACCCCATTCGGCCTGATCGAACATGCCTCGCTGTCGCTGCCACGCCATGAAGTGTGCAAGCAACTGGGCAGCCAGGGCCTGACGTTCGGCAAAATTTCGTCGAGCAAGGCCTGTGGGCGGATGCTTCATGTTTTGATGGATCAATTGTGCAAGGACAGCCAGGAAGGCGAGGGCGTCGTGGGTGAAGTCGAGGCCTTGCAGAGTGCGTTTGTCTCGCTGCTGGGCTCAGCCATGGAGCAGGAAAACGAGGCGCGGGACGATATGACCTCGTTGCAGGGCAGCAACCTGCGCAGTTATGTGCAGAAGGTTATTGAAGAATCCCTCACTCAGCCTGGCTTGAGCCCGGTGGGGTTGGCCAACCGGTTGAATATCTCGGTGCGGCATTTGTATCGGTTGTTTGAGGAGCAGGATGACAGCGTGTGTCGCTACATCCAGCGGGCGCGGTTAAAACGAAGTGCTGATGATTTGACTAACCCGTTTTTGAAGAGTGAATCGATTACTTCGATTGCTTATAAATGGGGGTTTACGGATTCGGCGCATTTTAGTCGGTCGTTTAAGAAACAGTTTGAGGTGTCGCCGAAGGATTTTCGGTCTAGTCGGTTGTAG
- a CDS encoding DUF3156 family protein gives MLQKLSELFSAQRAPAGYRPGVTLGHLQRNLGLASFEWVTPTLAQACLDDGSLQLEIAERTESQLLMHLVMTEFVLRVPASREGAARFELHHGGAVRRTGIHCRQRAGDAGLLAELQAGLQADKPLHQALMPLDFKRLRIDLEGGQWCVRLEHMGGSEVVNRMPAFRRYIALSGEQRNHLLAALAGLQRVLLTL, from the coding sequence ATGCTGCAAAAGCTGTCTGAGCTGTTCAGTGCCCAGCGTGCTCCGGCGGGTTACCGGCCGGGGGTGACGCTTGGGCACTTGCAACGCAACCTTGGGCTGGCGAGTTTTGAGTGGGTAACACCGACCCTGGCGCAGGCTTGCCTGGACGATGGGAGCCTGCAACTGGAGATCGCCGAACGCACGGAGTCGCAGCTGTTGATGCACCTGGTCATGACTGAGTTCGTCCTGCGTGTACCTGCCTCCAGAGAGGGCGCGGCACGCTTCGAACTGCACCATGGCGGGGCTGTTCGACGCACCGGTATTCACTGTCGGCAACGCGCGGGAGACGCTGGATTATTGGCCGAGCTACAGGCCGGTTTGCAGGCCGACAAGCCTTTGCATCAAGCGCTGATGCCCCTGGACTTCAAACGCCTGCGCATCGACCTGGAAGGCGGCCAATGGTGCGTGCGCCTGGAGCATATGGGCGGTAGCGAGGTGGTCAATCGCATGCCGGCCTTTCGGCGCTACATCGCCCTCAGCGGCGAACAGCGTAACCACCTGCTGGCAGCGTTGGCGGGGTTGCAGCGGGTCTTGCTCACACTCTGA
- a CDS encoding APC family permease: MSINDRLTAHLNRGTVGFPTALASTIGLIMASPVILTATMGFGIGGSAFALAMLIAVVMMLAQATTFAEAASILPTTGSVYDYINCGMGRFFAITGTLSAYLIVHVFAGTAETILAGVMALVNFEHLNTLAESAGGSWLLGVGFVIVFGILNAFGVSAFGRAEIILTFGMWTTLMVFGVLGLIAAPAVQLEGWFGESLVGTDLITVLSLVGMAMFMFVGCEFVTPLAPDLRNSAKVMPRAMMLGLLGVASCMFIYGAAMKRQVENVVLDAATGVHLLDTPMAIPKFAEQVMGQIGPIWLGIGFLFAGAATINTLMAGVPRILYGMAVDGALPKVFTYLHPRFKTPLLCILVAMLIPCLHALYLGGNTDNIMHLVLAAVCAWSFSYLLVTLSVVILRIRRPDLPRAYRSPWFPLPQILSSIGIVLGMWFITPPGMNPADIYVPFGVMLGCTAAYALFWTLVVQKVNPFKPASVEEVLAKEFCNEPGHSHHAYIDHAAKAV; this comes from the coding sequence ATGTCGATCAATGACCGGCTCACCGCGCACTTGAACCGTGGCACGGTGGGTTTTCCCACCGCTCTTGCCAGCACCATCGGCCTGATCATGGCCAGCCCGGTGATTCTCACGGCGACCATGGGCTTCGGCATCGGTGGCAGCGCCTTTGCCCTGGCCATGCTGATTGCGGTGGTGATGATGCTGGCCCAGGCAACTACCTTCGCCGAGGCAGCCTCGATCCTGCCCACCACCGGCTCGGTCTACGACTACATCAACTGCGGCATGGGCCGTTTCTTTGCGATCACCGGCACGTTGTCGGCCTACTTGATCGTGCATGTGTTTGCCGGCACCGCCGAAACTATCCTCGCCGGGGTCATGGCGCTGGTGAACTTCGAACACCTCAATACCTTGGCCGAATCGGCGGGTGGATCGTGGTTGCTGGGGGTGGGTTTCGTGATCGTGTTCGGCATTCTGAATGCCTTCGGTGTCAGTGCCTTTGGCCGTGCGGAGATCATCCTGACCTTCGGCATGTGGACCACCTTGATGGTGTTTGGTGTGCTGGGCTTGATTGCCGCACCGGCAGTGCAACTGGAGGGTTGGTTTGGCGAGTCGCTGGTGGGCACCGACCTGATCACCGTGCTGTCGCTGGTGGGCATGGCGATGTTCATGTTCGTCGGCTGCGAGTTCGTCACGCCTCTGGCGCCGGATCTGCGCAACTCGGCGAAGGTCATGCCCAGGGCAATGATGCTCGGTTTGCTAGGCGTGGCGAGCTGCATGTTCATCTACGGCGCGGCGATGAAACGTCAAGTAGAAAACGTGGTGCTCGACGCTGCCACGGGCGTGCACTTGCTGGACACGCCCATGGCAATTCCAAAATTCGCCGAGCAGGTAATGGGCCAGATCGGCCCGATCTGGCTGGGCATCGGCTTCCTGTTTGCCGGCGCGGCCACCATCAACACCCTGATGGCCGGTGTGCCACGGATTCTCTACGGCATGGCGGTGGACGGCGCGTTGCCCAAGGTCTTCACCTACTTGCACCCACGCTTCAAGACCCCGTTGTTGTGCATCCTGGTGGCAATGCTGATTCCGTGCCTGCACGCGCTGTACCTGGGAGGCAACACCGACAACATCATGCACTTGGTGCTGGCGGCCGTGTGTGCCTGGAGTTTTTCGTATCTGCTGGTGACGTTGTCGGTGGTGATCCTGCGCATTCGGCGCCCGGACCTGCCACGGGCCTACCGTTCGCCGTGGTTTCCGCTGCCGCAGATTCTGTCTAGCATCGGCATTGTGCTGGGCATGTGGTTTATCACGCCGCCGGGAATGAATCCGGCGGATATCTACGTGCCGTTCGGGGTGATGCTCGGGTGTACGGCGGCGTACGCGCTGTTCTGGACGTTGGTGGTGCAGAAGGTCAATCCATTCAAGCCGGCCTCTGTGGAAGAGGTGTTGGCCAAGGAGTTTTGCAATGAGCCGGGGCATTCTCACCACGCTTACATCGACCATGCTGCAAAAGCTGTCTGA